The proteins below come from a single Oenanthe melanoleuca isolate GR-GAL-2019-014 chromosome Z, OMel1.0, whole genome shotgun sequence genomic window:
- the LOC130265469 gene encoding uncharacterized protein LOC130265469: MTFIKMKCKRKGKKRLIEGEKTQPVSRLLSVQPLPAQPTAPAPHLHRQAGWAGPGRVELGRAGASWAGLGWAGPGWEPGGRAGTPLAAAERVTEWGRLERHEVIWFNLSAESSGSTWHRLVSRQLWSSSREGESTSLGNLFQCTVTCTVKSSPPCSGGTSCSTVCAHCLLSYCWAPPRKTWLHPVDTRRSDTHTAYAQTWRQTAFPLRGSTPGTLPSPAPTHGPCLMAPEPAPRWAEPPQPRPAFLAGAAGAERCRPGRSRPASPLTVSGGRAGEAAGGVGRRGLLCAAAPGRSGRARGLAATEGVRVCGGPARNGGRAAAWDVAGKALGECEARGAGRARRGTGGGTEEGGALGGGSAAPQRGGRPLAPPLRRSRAGGSARRPR; this comes from the coding sequence ATGACGTTCATTAAAATGAAGtgcaaaaggaaagggaagaaacgTCTgatagagggggaaaaaacccaacctgtTTCAAGACTGCTTTCAGTTCAGCCGCTGCCCGCTCAGCCCACGGCGCCAGCGCCGCACTTGCACCGACAggcgggctgggctgggccgggccgggtcgAACTGGGCCGTGCTGGGgcgagctgggctgggctgggctgggccgggccgggctgggagccCGGGGGCCGCGCCGGGACCCCGCTGGCAGCGGCTGAGAGAGTCACAGAGTGGGGCAGGCTAGAAAGGCACGAAGTCATTTGGTTCAACCTGTCTGCAGAATCATCCGGGAGCACGTGGCACAGGCTTGTCTCTAGACAGCTCTGGAGTAGCTCCCGTGAGGGAGAgtccacctccctgggcaatctgttccagtgcacGGTCACCTGCACGGTAAAAAGTTCTCCCCcgtgttcaggtggaacttcctgttCTACAGTTTGTGCTCATTGCCTTTTGTCCTACTGCTGGGCACCACCGAGAAAAACCTGGCTCCATCCTGTTGACACACGCCGTTCAGATACGCATACAGCGTACGCACAGACCTGGAGACAGACTGCGTTCCCGCTGCGCGGCAGCACCCCGGGGACcctccccagtcctgccccCACACACGGGCCCTGCCTCATGGCGCCCGAGCCCGCACCGCGCTGGGCGGagccgccgcagccccgccccGCGTTCCTCGCGGGCGCAGCGGGTGCCGAGCGCTGCCGCCCCGGCCGCTCTCGCCCCGCCTCGCCGCTCACGGTAAGCGGCGGCCGCGCAGGGGAGGCCGCGGGCGGGGTGGGGCGGCGGGGCCTTCTGTGTGCGGCTGCGCCGGGGCGCTCAGGCCGGGCCCGTGGGCTGGCGGCGACAGAGGGTGTACGCGTGTGCGGCGGCCCAGCCAGGAacggcgggcgggcggcggcgtGGGACGTGGCTGGTAAGGCCCTGGGAGAGTGCGAGGCGAGGGGCGCAGGCAGAGCCCGCAGGGGCACCGGGGGAGGGACGGAGGAAGGGGGAGCTCTTGGCGGGGGTAGCGCTGCCCCGCAGCGGGGCGGGCGGCCCCTGGCCCCTCCTCTGCGGCGGAgccgggcgggcggcagcgcccggcggCCCCGGTAG